One segment of Proteus appendicitidis DNA contains the following:
- a CDS encoding helix-turn-helix domain-containing protein: MINTKVGNIIKMIRRQLRITENEMSERLGISMLHYSQLESGYLKITVEQLIIISYILGVTPQSLILEAKKTDFMVFEDKQSITQPSEIVIFRKKKVV, encoded by the coding sequence ATGATTAACACCAAAGTTGGGAATATAATAAAAATGATAAGAAGACAATTGAGAATAACAGAAAATGAAATGTCTGAAAGATTGGGGATAAGTATGCTACATTATTCTCAATTAGAGAGTGGATATTTAAAAATAACAGTAGAACAATTGATTATTATTTCTTATATACTTGGTGTTACACCTCAAAGTCTTATCTTAGAGGCTAAAAAAACAGATTTTATGGTTTTTGAGGATAAGCAGTCGATAACTCAACCAAGTGAAATAGTTATATTTAGAAAGAAGAAAGTTGTTTAA
- a CDS encoding NAD(P)/FAD-dependent oxidoreductase, which produces MAISRRKFIIGGSVVAVAAGAGILTPMLTREGRFVPGTPRHGFVEGTEGALPKQADVVVIGAGILGIMTAINLVERGLSVVIVEKGNIAGEQSSRFYGQAISYKMPDETFLLHHLGKHRWREMNAKVGIDTTYRTQGRVEVPLDEEDLVNVRKWIDERSKNVGSDIPFKTRIIEGAELNQRLRGATTDWKIAGFEEDSGSFDPEVATFVMAEYAKKMGVRIYTQCAARGLETQAGVISDVVTEKGAIKTSQVVVAGGVWSRLFMQNLNVDVPTLPAYQSQQLISGSPAAPGGNVALPGGIFFREQADGTYATSPRVIVAPVVKESFTYGYKYLPLLALPDFPVHISLNEQLINSFMQSTHWNLDEVSPFEQFRNMTALPDLPELNASLEKLKAEFPAFKESKLIDQWSGAMAIAPDENPIISEVKEYPGLVINTATGWGMTESPVSAELTADLLLGKKPVLDPKPFSLYRF; this is translated from the coding sequence ATGGCGATATCTAGAAGAAAATTTATCATTGGTGGAAGTGTGGTGGCTGTCGCTGCTGGTGCGGGTATTTTGACACCAATGTTAACTCGCGAAGGGCGTTTTGTCCCGGGTACGCCAAGACATGGCTTTGTTGAAGGCACTGAAGGTGCTTTACCAAAACAAGCTGATGTTGTTGTTATCGGTGCTGGTATTCTTGGTATTATGACAGCTATTAACCTTGTAGAACGCGGTTTATCTGTTGTGATTGTTGAGAAGGGCAATATCGCAGGTGAGCAATCTTCAAGATTCTACGGCCAAGCAATTAGCTATAAAATGCCGGATGAAACATTCTTATTACACCATTTAGGCAAACATCGCTGGCGTGAAATGAATGCTAAAGTAGGCATTGATACTACTTATCGTACACAAGGCCGTGTTGAAGTTCCTCTTGATGAAGAAGATTTAGTTAACGTAAGAAAATGGATTGACGAAAGAAGTAAGAATGTCGGCTCTGATATTCCATTTAAAACTAGAATTATTGAAGGTGCTGAATTAAATCAACGTCTTCGTGGCGCGACAACTGATTGGAAAATTGCTGGCTTTGAAGAAGATTCCGGTAGCTTCGATCCAGAAGTTGCAACCTTCGTTATGGCTGAATACGCTAAAAAAATGGGCGTTAGAATTTACACTCAATGTGCGGCTCGTGGCTTAGAAACACAAGCTGGTGTAATTTCTGACGTTGTAACAGAGAAAGGTGCAATCAAAACTTCTCAAGTTGTTGTTGCTGGTGGTGTTTGGTCACGCCTATTTATGCAAAATCTGAATGTTGATGTTCCAACACTGCCTGCATACCAGTCTCAACAGTTAATCAGTGGTTCACCAGCAGCACCAGGTGGCAACGTTGCTTTACCGGGTGGTATTTTCTTCCGTGAACAAGCTGATGGTACTTATGCAACTTCTCCTCGCGTTATTGTAGCTCCAGTAGTGAAAGAATCTTTCACTTATGGCTATAAATATCTGCCATTATTAGCATTACCTGATTTCCCTGTGCATATTTCTTTAAATGAGCAGTTAATCAATTCATTTATGCAATCAACGCATTGGAACTTAGATGAAGTTTCTCCGTTTGAGCAATTTAGAAATATGACTGCATTACCAGATTTACCTGAGTTAAATGCTTCATTAGAAAAATTAAAAGCAGAATTCCCAGCCTTTAAAGAATCGAAATTAATTGATCAATGGAGTGGTGCAATGGCTATCGCACCAGATGAGAACCCAATTATCTCAGAAGTTAAAGAGTATCCAGGCTTAGTCATTAATACTGCAACAGGTTGGGGTATGACAGAAAGCCCAGTATCAGCAGAATTAACGGCTGATTTATTACTTGGCAAAAAACCTGTTTTAGATCCAAAACCATTTAGCCTTTACAGATTCTAA
- a CDS encoding Hcp family type VI secretion system effector, with translation MPTPCYISIEGKTQGNITAGAFTAESVGNIYVQGHEDEMLVQAFSHVVTVPTDPQSGQPSGQRAHKPFRFTVALNKAVPLLYNALASGEMLPKTTLKWYRTSVEGKQEHFFTTTLTDATIVNIDCQMPHCQDPAKSDFTQLIEVSLSYRKIDWEHTVAGTSGSDDWRAPLEG, from the coding sequence ATGCCAACTCCATGCTATATCTCTATCGAAGGGAAAACTCAAGGCAACATCACTGCGGGCGCATTTACCGCAGAATCCGTCGGTAATATTTATGTTCAAGGCCACGAAGATGAAATGCTGGTGCAAGCATTTTCTCACGTAGTGACAGTACCGACTGATCCACAATCCGGTCAGCCTTCTGGTCAACGCGCCCATAAACCATTCCGTTTTACCGTGGCGTTAAACAAAGCGGTTCCTCTGCTATATAACGCCTTAGCTTCTGGCGAAATGCTGCCGAAAACCACGTTAAAATGGTATCGCACTTCGGTTGAAGGGAAACAAGAGCATTTCTTCACCACCACATTAACCGATGCGACTATCGTCAACATCGATTGCCAAATGCCTCACTGTCAAGATCCAGCAAAATCAGACTTCACACAGTTAATCGAAGTCTCCCTTTCTTATCGCAAAATTGATTGGGAACACACAGTTGCAGGCACTTCAGGCTCTGACGACTGGCGTGCGCCTCTCGAAGGTTAA
- a CDS encoding type VI secretion system Vgr family protein yields the protein MFAKDKKNNSTSQLGGLKKKALDKAQALAISKATSALSDSTQQALATAQTAQQGLSQASSMASQASALIPGDGFTGGVKSDDMPGLTFSEGLAKNKAYAQLLDSLLGAVSPSGLVFTCQIAGLPESTFQVTEFNLNEGLSRLFSLSISAVTTLPFIDFQSLLGVASSLTVKRNGKEVRTVRGILAGAVQGNTDGVKTWYHFDIRPEMWVMTLNQDSRIFQHKKVPEILKTLLEEAHIKADSKFYRDDLHQKRPYITQKRESAYAFWCRLAFEEGINFWFEENQLFYSDEHMGMTAGIHLTYNPQAESDITDSTATTWQYGEYLCVDETIQKDNNFIRPSYPLAHQAKLEKGGQHSVFESYGRFQEDAQAAPLTAIRFEQLRNGSRVGRASTNCFALMPGKIFSLSNHPNLMMNDNWQVIQVSHHGVQPLADNGGGEGTQLSNSVEFIPGTQEWRPPHHYKPTADGDEVATVVGPPGEEIYVNEVGAVKVYFHWDRYGKPDHSASCWVRVAMGWNGNGYGFSAVPRIGQEVIVSYLNGDIDRPIITGCTYNGRNAPPLKFPENMTRTTIKTKTHKGDGFNELRFEDAGGKQEIFIHAQKDMNTVVLNNRTTHVLNSHAEIIDKNQEMVVKGNRTETINENNTESVGQHKKISVGNTLAIDAGDALELRCGASVLRMDSAGHITINGTEFSFEASGPVQISGKDVDIN from the coding sequence ATGTTTGCGAAAGATAAAAAAAATAATTCGACCTCTCAACTTGGTGGATTAAAAAAGAAAGCGCTCGATAAAGCGCAAGCGTTAGCAATTTCTAAAGCAACCTCAGCCCTTTCAGACTCTACTCAGCAAGCCCTCGCCACAGCTCAGACGGCACAACAAGGGCTTTCGCAAGCCTCATCCATGGCATCTCAAGCCTCAGCGCTTATTCCTGGCGATGGTTTTACGGGAGGAGTAAAAAGCGACGATATGCCCGGGCTAACCTTCTCTGAAGGATTAGCTAAAAATAAAGCCTATGCCCAACTGTTAGATTCGCTATTAGGTGCGGTATCACCTTCGGGTTTAGTTTTCACCTGCCAAATTGCCGGATTGCCTGAAAGCACCTTTCAAGTCACTGAATTTAACTTAAACGAAGGGTTATCACGTTTATTTTCGCTCTCCATTAGCGCGGTTACCACCTTGCCTTTCATCGATTTTCAATCACTGTTAGGTGTGGCGTCCTCGTTAACCGTAAAACGCAATGGTAAAGAAGTCCGCACCGTGCGTGGAATATTAGCGGGCGCGGTGCAAGGCAATACTGATGGTGTAAAAACGTGGTATCACTTTGATATTCGCCCTGAAATGTGGGTAATGACGCTGAATCAAGACAGCCGTATTTTTCAGCATAAAAAAGTGCCTGAGATTTTAAAAACGCTGTTAGAAGAAGCCCATATCAAAGCAGACAGCAAATTTTACCGCGATGATTTACACCAAAAACGCCCTTATATCACACAAAAACGGGAATCCGCCTATGCGTTTTGGTGCCGTTTAGCTTTTGAAGAAGGGATTAACTTTTGGTTTGAAGAGAACCAACTGTTTTATAGCGATGAACATATGGGGATGACTGCGGGCATTCACCTAACCTATAACCCTCAAGCGGAAAGCGATATTACCGACAGCACGGCAACCACATGGCAATACGGTGAATATCTCTGTGTCGATGAAACCATTCAAAAAGACAATAACTTTATCCGCCCTTCTTACCCGTTAGCCCATCAAGCCAAATTAGAAAAAGGCGGTCAGCATAGCGTGTTTGAAAGCTATGGACGTTTTCAAGAAGATGCACAAGCAGCACCTCTCACCGCCATACGTTTTGAACAACTGCGCAACGGCAGTCGTGTGGGACGCGCCAGCACCAACTGTTTTGCCTTAATGCCGGGCAAGATTTTCTCGCTAAGCAACCACCCTAATTTAATGATGAATGACAACTGGCAAGTCATTCAAGTTTCGCATCATGGTGTACAGCCGTTAGCAGATAACGGTGGTGGCGAAGGGACTCAACTGTCTAATAGCGTCGAATTTATTCCCGGTACGCAAGAATGGCGTCCTCCACATCATTATAAACCCACTGCCGATGGCGATGAAGTTGCCACTGTGGTGGGACCTCCGGGTGAAGAGATTTACGTCAATGAAGTGGGTGCGGTGAAGGTCTATTTTCATTGGGATCGCTATGGCAAACCCGATCACAGTGCCTCGTGTTGGGTGCGCGTGGCGATGGGTTGGAATGGTAATGGCTATGGTTTTTCAGCCGTACCGCGTATCGGGCAAGAGGTGATTGTCTCTTATTTAAATGGCGATATTGATAGACCGATTATCACCGGTTGCACCTATAACGGTCGCAACGCGCCACCGTTGAAATTTCCTGAAAATATGACTCGCACCACAATCAAAACCAAAACCCATAAGGGTGACGGCTTTAATGAACTGCGCTTTGAAGATGCCGGCGGTAAGCAGGAGATTTTTATTCATGCGCAAAAGGATATGAATACCGTGGTGCTTAACAATCGCACGACGCATGTCCTTAATAGCCACGCTGAAATTATCGATAAAAATCAAGAAATGGTGGTGAAAGGTAATCGTACTGAAACCATTAATGAAAACAACACTGAATCGGTTGGTCAACATAAAAAAATCAGTGTGGGTAACACGTTAGCCATCGATGCAGGGGATGCCCTTGAACTGCGTTGCGGTGCCAGCGTGCTAAGAATGGATAGCGCAGGTCATATCACCATTAATGGTACAGAGTTTAGCTTTGAAGCCTCAGGTCCGGTGCAGATCTCGGGCAAAGATGTCGATATCAACTAG
- a CDS encoding DUF2169 family type VI secretion system accessory protein, translated as MLAHVINQTPFPHFSFEKLGYKDEHWQTLAVKVTCDFDPLTGRCDIADEQKTLIMADIYRTTPENSSLLHETDLVSYKPNAEIYLVGTARTLDETPLAQWETELSIGQIHKKLTLSGSRYWEHHHDWQLSPPQPISALPLIYENAYGGKNSLQEAYEKNPVGLGWYESRYLDKAFQYPAPQIHYPLSEQAFHLNKPWDVAGYGQYSRWWQQRSQFAGTYKDEWLNQIKPYYPDDFKSNFFMSTPADQHQQGFFVGNETLSLSGFFAQTPRVDLVLPHIGFVAIPYLSHSEAPYELLKLDTICVSLDEQKLYLTWRYRQLISTMESTLQLQAYKL; from the coding sequence ATGCTCGCTCACGTTATTAACCAGACTCCTTTTCCTCATTTTTCCTTTGAAAAACTGGGGTATAAAGATGAACATTGGCAAACTCTTGCAGTAAAAGTCACTTGTGATTTTGATCCTCTCACGGGCAGATGTGACATTGCTGATGAGCAAAAAACGCTCATTATGGCAGATATTTACCGCACAACGCCTGAAAATAGCAGTTTATTGCACGAAACAGATCTTGTGTCTTATAAACCCAATGCTGAAATATATCTTGTGGGTACCGCCCGAACATTAGATGAAACGCCTTTAGCTCAATGGGAAACCGAGCTATCAATAGGTCAAATACATAAAAAATTGACCCTCAGTGGGTCTCGTTATTGGGAACATCACCATGATTGGCAATTAAGCCCTCCACAGCCTATTTCTGCCTTACCGCTTATTTATGAGAATGCTTATGGTGGCAAGAATAGTCTTCAAGAAGCTTATGAGAAAAATCCGGTTGGTTTAGGTTGGTATGAGAGTCGCTATCTTGATAAGGCATTTCAATATCCAGCTCCTCAAATTCACTATCCCCTTTCAGAACAAGCATTCCACCTGAATAAACCGTGGGATGTAGCGGGCTATGGGCAATATAGCCGTTGGTGGCAACAACGATCACAATTTGCAGGTACCTATAAAGACGAATGGCTCAATCAAATAAAGCCTTATTATCCTGATGATTTTAAGTCTAATTTCTTTATGAGTACGCCAGCAGATCAGCATCAACAAGGCTTTTTTGTGGGTAATGAAACCCTCTCATTAAGCGGTTTTTTCGCACAAACACCTCGTGTAGACCTTGTTTTACCTCATATTGGTTTTGTTGCCATTCCTTATTTGTCTCATTCAGAAGCCCCCTATGAGTTATTAAAGCTAGACACAATATGTGTATCACTTGATGAACAAAAGCTATACCTCACATGGCGTTATCGCCAATTGATTTCGACGATGGAAAGCACGCTGCAACTTCAGGCTTATAAGTTGTAA
- a CDS encoding DUF6531 domain-containing protein, translated as MTKKIVGNKNADYCVIATGPDVCQVGNVVVPFDSFQQLSAEETYVSTVRVNGVPTLTVGSVIKGTQGNAGTGIVSGTSLGRGNCIITSGSPSVRFCGQSAAFHGSDVMMNNNNVPGRLYSEEKALQKANEATEISAEAPPEKKLPEQMTYRELKHLIDDTEHEAELIGGKNLPDTTIGAGKGFLNGLIGLVETVAKANAVSASYQMESQANGPATWFMSEEGKQQYTETMTSLAHEMRKEENLPQFERLKYDNQAQESGALIEEVGEYVFLTKAAASLLQNGIKALPRLIRKDPPPPKEATVLTKPQGENSANIKPNKSCNSKAVCESDPVNVATGDFIQVWEVLSLSGLLPISLQRTYRSTGTASGLFGPKWTDNWSIFLEIQSDNIIYHNEEGAQITYPYTDTHLNIRNTYYPHVLLSGDIKANISLFDNRTQLTHHFNHIDGSYRRLSAITDNNHQRIDFIYNEQHQLISVSRNGITALYLDYHSHQLNHITLANKVIYQPLVTCQYDKQGYLSECNAYQQNHLWHEYTAEGFMSRWHDTDQTDYYLEYDKYGRAIKNSSPSGYWCGGFIYDDVHKMTTYFNDEGEQSYYYYNDAGLVTHAIDALGRETKTQWHNNQKISETNALGQTTAYIYHYDGNIAQITFPDERSIEYQYNTQGQLIEYVSPFGDKWQLTYDDKGNLTTVTDPQGRQQAYEYSQHGELLKAIQPNGAQWQYEYNHANQLIKSTNPYQHSTEYQSDELGRLLQVTNALNHTTRYQYSKEHDGVNGSLSDILLPDDIHQHIEYDSERRVVAVTDGEGKTTRYRYGAFDLLLATIRPDGTEIRFEYDSLTRLKKVINATGDVYSYERDKAGQIIREVDFSGREIQYRYDRLGRRIATHYPDNHELRYHYDETGLVTEQSIWLADGIEHKCLSTTTYQYNERLQLIRATNPDSVVEFEYDDQGHLCCERINGQEIKHQWDEEHDTLTQTRFGERELHYAFGQLHELTSLQVNQHAPLQFSYNALGQEFLRQSQAGFANSSHYTATGLLAHQRAGQGTESFLQSLHDNPLQPPISTDVHRGYQYDKAFNLVNIDDARWNRTQYRYNTNDQIVETQYSNQFERQSEKFQYDSNLNITEHQFIPSDAQGAFLQLAQQQQKGRVTRRITAKGYQDYHYDINGRLTQKVVYQHGFRAKTWYYQWNTLNQLIACFNPEGECWRYTYDAFGRRLSKSKVVDNRPTPPLSSPFKNKRVQRVDYLWSGNQMVQETPIYADGTPAYDSQIQWLYQPNEITPTARYQCGKLHYVVTDHQGTPREIFSEKGIVSWAGRLNTWGQMAFWQSHDNYADNDPEYTECHFRFAGQYEDKESGLYYNRFRYYDKDTGQYISPDPIGLLGGFNPYGYVHCPTGWVDPFGLIPCPPKFSENFDKKLKKHAQDIYETSRRLGVPVAKGDKDGMKNFILSIVNDDKNLVNPNFKWNTIESTRIYVKGDAIVLINNSTNEILTFLHKNRISPYLQEAIK; from the coding sequence ATGACAAAAAAAATCGTCGGGAATAAAAATGCCGATTACTGCGTTATCGCCACAGGTCCTGATGTTTGCCAAGTGGGCAATGTTGTTGTTCCCTTTGACAGTTTTCAACAACTCAGTGCAGAAGAAACCTATGTTTCTACGGTACGTGTGAATGGTGTTCCTACATTAACGGTGGGAAGTGTGATTAAAGGAACACAGGGAAACGCAGGCACTGGCATTGTTTCAGGCACCAGCTTAGGGCGTGGAAACTGTATTATCACCAGTGGATCGCCTTCTGTGCGTTTTTGTGGACAATCGGCTGCTTTTCATGGCTCTGACGTCATGATGAACAACAATAATGTACCGGGTCGCCTCTATTCTGAAGAAAAAGCCCTACAAAAAGCCAATGAAGCCACAGAAATTTCCGCTGAAGCACCACCAGAAAAAAAACTCCCAGAGCAGATGACCTATCGAGAACTAAAGCACTTGATAGACGATACAGAGCATGAAGCAGAATTAATCGGAGGAAAAAACTTACCCGATACCACCATAGGCGCAGGAAAAGGCTTTTTAAATGGTTTAATTGGTTTGGTTGAAACCGTTGCCAAAGCCAATGCCGTCAGTGCGTCCTATCAAATGGAATCGCAAGCCAATGGTCCTGCAACATGGTTTATGTCAGAAGAAGGAAAACAGCAATACACTGAAACAATGACGTCACTTGCTCATGAAATGCGCAAAGAGGAAAACTTACCTCAATTTGAACGACTAAAATACGACAACCAAGCACAAGAATCAGGTGCCTTAATAGAAGAAGTGGGTGAATACGTTTTTCTCACCAAAGCGGCAGCCAGCTTACTACAAAATGGCATTAAAGCATTACCCCGTCTCATTCGAAAAGATCCACCTCCGCCGAAAGAAGCCACGGTATTAACCAAACCACAGGGTGAAAATAGCGCCAATATAAAGCCCAATAAATCCTGCAACAGTAAAGCGGTCTGTGAATCCGATCCTGTTAACGTTGCCACAGGTGATTTTATTCAAGTTTGGGAAGTGCTCTCCCTTTCAGGGTTGTTACCCATTTCATTACAACGAACCTATCGTTCAACAGGTACGGCATCCGGCTTATTTGGTCCCAAATGGACAGATAACTGGTCAATATTCTTAGAAATTCAATCGGATAATATTATTTATCACAATGAGGAAGGGGCGCAAATCACCTATCCTTATACAGATACTCACCTCAATATCCGTAATACTTATTATCCCCATGTTCTACTCTCTGGTGATATAAAAGCTAACATTAGTTTATTCGATAATCGCACCCAGTTAACACATCATTTCAACCATATCGATGGATCTTATCGACGCCTCTCTGCCATTACAGATAATAATCATCAACGTATTGATTTTATTTACAACGAACAGCATCAATTAATCTCTGTATCACGTAATGGTATTACAGCGCTTTACTTGGACTATCATTCTCATCAATTAAATCATATCACCTTAGCCAATAAGGTTATCTATCAGCCTTTAGTCACTTGTCAGTATGATAAACAAGGTTATTTGAGTGAATGTAACGCTTATCAGCAGAATCACTTATGGCATGAATATACTGCCGAAGGTTTTATGTCTCGTTGGCATGATACAGACCAAACGGATTATTACCTTGAATATGACAAATATGGCAGAGCGATAAAAAACAGCTCACCCTCCGGTTATTGGTGTGGTGGTTTTATTTATGATGATGTTCATAAGATGACCACCTATTTCAACGATGAAGGAGAACAATCTTACTATTATTATAATGATGCAGGTCTTGTTACACATGCAATTGATGCATTAGGGCGTGAAACCAAAACACAATGGCATAATAATCAAAAAATAAGTGAAACCAATGCATTAGGGCAAACAACTGCTTATATCTATCATTATGATGGCAATATTGCACAAATTACCTTTCCCGATGAGCGTTCCATTGAGTATCAATATAATACTCAAGGTCAATTGATAGAATATGTCTCCCCCTTTGGCGATAAATGGCAACTGACCTACGACGACAAAGGTAATTTAACCACAGTGACCGATCCGCAAGGTCGCCAACAAGCCTATGAATACAGCCAACATGGCGAACTGCTTAAAGCTATTCAACCGAATGGTGCGCAGTGGCAATATGAATATAACCACGCAAATCAATTAATAAAAAGCACCAACCCTTATCAACACAGCACCGAATACCAAAGCGATGAGCTAGGTCGATTACTGCAAGTCACTAATGCGCTAAACCACACCACTCGCTATCAATACAGCAAAGAGCATGATGGTGTTAATGGCAGTCTCAGCGATATTTTACTGCCTGATGATATTCATCAACATATTGAATATGACAGCGAACGCCGTGTTGTCGCCGTCACCGATGGCGAAGGCAAAACTACGCGCTATCGCTATGGTGCTTTTGATTTATTACTTGCCACAATACGCCCTGATGGGACGGAAATTCGCTTTGAATATGACTCACTCACACGACTGAAAAAAGTCATCAACGCCACAGGGGATGTCTATTCTTATGAGCGTGATAAAGCCGGTCAAATCATTCGTGAAGTGGATTTTTCCGGACGTGAAATTCAATACCGTTACGACCGCTTAGGGCGACGTATTGCAACTCATTATCCAGATAATCATGAACTCCGTTATCATTATGATGAGACAGGATTAGTTACCGAACAAAGCATTTGGCTGGCTGATGGCATTGAGCATAAGTGCCTTTCTACCACCACGTATCAATACAATGAACGCTTGCAACTTATTCGTGCCACCAATCCTGATTCGGTGGTGGAATTTGAGTATGACGACCAAGGGCATTTGTGTTGTGAGCGTATTAATGGGCAAGAAATTAAGCATCAATGGGATGAAGAGCACGATACCCTCACCCAAACCCGCTTTGGTGAGCGTGAACTTCATTATGCTTTCGGTCAACTCCATGAACTGACTTCACTGCAAGTCAACCAACATGCGCCATTGCAGTTTAGTTATAACGCACTGGGACAAGAGTTTTTACGCCAAAGCCAAGCGGGTTTTGCTAATTCGAGCCATTACACCGCCACTGGCTTGTTAGCCCATCAACGTGCAGGACAGGGAACGGAGTCCTTTTTACAATCGCTACACGATAATCCGCTTCAACCGCCAATATCGACCGATGTTCACCGAGGTTATCAATACGATAAAGCCTTTAATCTGGTCAATATCGACGATGCTCGCTGGAACCGTACACAATATCGCTATAACACCAACGACCAAATTGTTGAAACCCAATACAGCAACCAGTTTGAACGTCAAAGCGAGAAGTTTCAGTACGATAGCAATCTCAATATCACCGAGCACCAGTTTATCCCATCTGATGCACAAGGTGCCTTTTTGCAACTGGCACAACAGCAACAAAAAGGGCGTGTCACTCGTCGTATCACAGCCAAAGGTTATCAAGATTATCACTACGACATTAATGGTCGATTAACGCAAAAAGTGGTTTATCAGCACGGTTTTCGGGCGAAAACGTGGTATTACCAATGGAATACCCTTAACCAACTTATCGCCTGTTTTAATCCTGAGGGGGAATGCTGGCGTTATACCTATGATGCTTTTGGCAGAAGGCTTAGTAAAAGTAAAGTGGTCGATAATCGCCCTACGCCGCCTTTAAGCTCGCCCTTTAAAAATAAACGCGTTCAGCGTGTGGATTACCTGTGGTCGGGCAACCAAATGGTGCAAGAAACCCCGATTTATGCCGATGGCACCCCTGCTTATGATTCGCAAATTCAGTGGCTCTACCAGCCCAATGAAATCACTCCCACAGCCCGTTATCAATGCGGAAAATTGCATTATGTCGTCACTGACCATCAAGGCACCCCACGAGAAATCTTTAGCGAAAAAGGGATTGTAAGCTGGGCGGGACGGTTAAATACCTGGGGACAAATGGCTTTTTGGCAATCCCATGATAATTATGCCGATAACGACCCAGAATACACTGAATGCCATTTTCGGTTTGCCGGACAATATGAAGATAAAGAAAGTGGCTTGTATTACAATCGCTTTCGCTACTATGATAAGGACACAGGGCAATATATTTCGCCAGACCCTATCGGATTATTAGGTGGCTTTAATCCGTATGGGTATGTGCATTGTCCGACGGGTTGGGTAGATCCGTTTGGGCTAATTCCTTGTCCCCCTAAGTTTAGTGAAAATTTTGATAAAAAATTGAAAAAACACGCTCAAGATATATATGAAACTTCAAGAAGATTAGGAGTTCCTGTTGCAAAAGGTGATAAGGATGGTATGAAAAACTTCATTCTATCCATTGTTAATGATGATAAAAATTTAGTTAATCCTAATTTTAAATGGAATACAATTGAATCAACAAGAATTTATGTTAAAGGTGATGCTATTGTATTGATAAATAATTCTACAAATGAAATTTTAACATTTCTTCATAAGAACAGAATATCACCTTACTTACAGGAGGCTATAAAATGA
- a CDS encoding RHS repeat-associated core domain-containing protein → MAFWQSHDNYTDNDPEYTECHFRFAGQYEDKERGLYYNRFRYYDKDTGQYISPDLIGLLGGFNPYGYVHCPTGWVDPFGLIPCPLPEIKGTQEGFKKPQQIDDIKKDMLNGNYDFTLDKGRISVIIDHRGVYHVSDGHHRMAAAQKLYKETGNDFYIRELLKYTKIDRDYIVASSRPMPSRNWWGVLRNKWGI, encoded by the coding sequence ATGGCGTTTTGGCAATCTCATGATAATTATACCGATAACGACCCTGAATACACTGAATGCCATTTTCGGTTTGCCGGACAATATGAAGATAAAGAAAGAGGCTTGTATTACAATCGCTTTCGCTACTATGATAAGGACACTGGGCAATATATTTCGCCTGACCTTATCGGATTATTAGGTGGCTTTAATCCGTATGGGTATGTGCATTGTCCAACGGGTTGGGTAGATCCGTTTGGGCTAATTCCATGTCCTCTTCCAGAAATAAAAGGTACACAAGAAGGTTTCAAAAAACCACAACAAATTGATGATATTAAGAAAGATATGCTAAATGGAAATTATGATTTTACATTAGATAAAGGTAGGATTTCTGTAATCATTGATCATAGAGGTGTTTATCATGTATCAGATGGACATCATAGAATGGCTGCAGCTCAAAAATTATATAAAGAAACCGGAAATGATTTTTATATTAGAGAATTATTAAAATATACTAAGATAGATAGAGATTATATAGTCGCATCTTCACGGCCAATGCCATCAAGAAATTGGTGGGGGGTATTAAGAAATAAATGGGGAATTTAA